In the Sinomonas cyclohexanicum genome, GCCGGTTCACGACCATGGAGACGACGAGCCTGACGGTGCTCAAGCGCTCCGGGGCGGCCGAGCCCTTCAGCAGGTCCAAGGTCATCACCGGCGTCCGCAAGGCGTGCAAGGGCCGGCCCGTGACGGACGACGACCTGGCGCTGCTGGCCCAAGAGGTCGAGGAAGCCATCCGCTCCGCAGGCTCGGCCGAGATCCAGGCCCACGAGATCGGCCTCGCGATCCTTGGCCCGCTCAAGAAGCTCGACCAAGTGGCCTACCTCCGGTTCGCGAGCGTGTACCAGGACTTCGAATCGCTCGCCGACTTCGAGAAGGCGATCGGTGTGCTCCGCGCCGAGCAGGCTGATGCCGAGCAGGTGGGCCTGCAGCCCGCGCCCACTCGCGCGTAGTCGGCGGCACCCCGCCGAGAGACCGCGACGACCCCAGCGCGAGGGGGCCCGGACAGCTGTCCGGGCCCCCTCGACGTCGTGCGCTGTCTACTTCGCGAGCTTGTGGTGGATGGCCACCTGGAGGGCGGCGCCCACGATGCCGGCCTCGTTCTTCAGCTCCGCGGGGATGATCGGCGTGCGCAGCTTGAGCAGGGGCAGGTACTCGTCCGACCTCTTGGAGATGCCGCCGCCCACGATGAACAGCTCGGGGGAGAAGAGGAACTCGACATGCTCGAAGTAGCGCTGCAGCCGCACCGAGTAGTCCTCCCAGCTCAGACCATCGCGCTCGCGCGCCACGGCCGATGCCTTGGTCTCCGCGTCATGGCCGTCGATCTCGAGGTGGCCGAGCTCGGCGTTGGGCACGAGCTTGCCGTCGAAAACGAAGGCCGAGCCGATGCCGGTGCCGAGCGTGATGACGAGGACCGTTCCCTTGACGCCCTCGCCCGCGCCGTACCGCACCTCCGCGAGGCCGGCCGCGTCGGCGTCGTTGATGACCTCGACGGGGCGGCCGAGGCGCTTCGTGAACGCCTTGTCCACCTCGTAGTCGATCCAGGACTTGTCGACGTTCGCGGCAGAGCGGGCCACGCCGTGCTGGATGATCGCGGGGAAGGTCACGCCCACCGGGGTGTCGGCGTCCGGCGCACCATCCCGGCCGCTGAGCTCGTCGACGATGTGGGCGACGACGTCCGCCACGGCCTCGGGGGTCGACGGCTGGGGCGTGTCGATGCGATACCGGTCGCCGACCAGCTTGCCCTTCTTGAGGTCGACAATCCCGCCCTTGATGCCGGTGCCGCCGATGTCGATGCCGATGACGGTCGGGTGGGACTTGCTCTTCTTCTCGCTCTTGGCCATGCGTTGCCCTTCTTGGTGGGTGGGTCAGGGGGGCGGGTGGATCAGGGGGGCGCTCGGGACGAGGGGGCGCGCCCGGCTAAGGAACCGTGAGGATCTCGGCGCCGGTGTCGGTGACGAGGAGGGTGTGCTCGAACTGGGCGGTGCGCTTCCGGTCGCGGGTGACGACCGTCCAGTCGTCCTCCCACATGTCCCACTCGATGCCGCCCAGCGTGAGCATCGGCTCGATGGTGAAGACCATGCCGGGCTCCATGACGGTGCTGTAGGCCGGCGCGGCGTCGTAGTGCGGGATGATGAGGCCGGAGTGGAAGGCCTCGCCGACGCCATGGCCCGTGAAGTCGCGCACGACGCCATAGCCGAAGCGCTTGGCATAGGCCGCAATGGCGCGGCCGATCACGTTGATCTCGCGTCCGGGCGCGACCGCCTTGATGCCGCGCCGCAGCGACTCCTGCGTCCGCTCGACGAGGAGCCGCGATTCCTCGTCGACGTCGCCGACCAGGAACGTGAAGTTGGTGTCGCCGTGGACGCCGTCCTTGAACGCGGTGATGTCGATGTTGACGATGTCTCCGTCGTTGAGCACCGTGCTGTCGGGGATCCCGTGGCAGATGACCTCGTTGACCGACGTGCACAGCGACTTCGGGAAGCCGCGGTAGCCGAGCGTGGACGGATAGGCGCCATGGGCGATGAGGAACTCGTGGCCGACGCGATCGAGGTGGTCGGTCGTGACCCCCGGGCGGATGTGCTTGCCGACTTCCACGATCGCCTGTGCCGCGATCTTGCTGGCTGCACGGATCTTCTCGATCTTCTCCGGCGCGACGACGTTGGATCCGGTGTACTTCGCGGGCGCCTTCTTCCACGCGTACTCGGGGCGCGGGATCGAATCGGGGACGGGGAGGACGGGGCTCACCATGCCGCGCACAAGCGTGCCGATGGGTGCCGTGGAAGGGGCTGAAGGCATAGGGTGAGTCTACTGGTCGAGTGCTTTGAATGACCCGATGTCACGCGGGTCCCAAAGGAAGGCGCGAACATGGTCGAGTACTGGTACAACGTCCGCACGCATGAGGTCGAGGAAGACGCGCAGAGCGACTACACGCAGCTGATCGGGCCGTACAAGACGCGCGAAGAGGCCGAGAAGGCGCTCGAGAAGGTCAAGGAGCGCAATCGGGCCTGGGACCCCTCGGACGCGGACGGCGACGGTTGGAGCGACCGGGACTGAACGCAGAGACCCCGTGCCCGCGGCCCCGGGGGACTCAGAACGAGTGCTCGGGGCCCGGGAACTGCCCGGAGCGCACGTCCTCGCCGTACTGACGCGCGGCGTCGAGCAGGCTCGAGCGAAGGTCGGCGTACCGCTTGACGAACTTCGCGACCTTGACGCCGGGGCCGCCGCGCAGGCCTGCCATGTCCTGCCACACGAGCACCTGGCCGGTCGTTGCGTTCCCGGCGCCGATGCCGATGGTGGGGACCGTCACCGCGGCGTCGACGGCTGCTGCCGTGGCCGCGGGGACCATTTCCATGAGCACGCAGAAGGCCCCGGCCGACTCAAGGGCCTTCGCGTCCTCGATGAGGCGCTCCGCGTCGTCGCCACGGCCCTGCACGCGGTACCCGCCGAGGGCGTGCTCGCTCTGCGGGGTGAAGCCGATGTGGGCCATGACCGGGATGCCTGCTTGGACCATGGCCCGGACCGTGTCGGCGTAGTAGGCGCCGCCCTCGAGCTTCACGGAGTGCGCCAGGCCTTCCTTCATGAACCGGACGCCCGTGGCGATGGCCTGTCCGGGGGACGCCTCATAGCTGCCGAACGGGAAGTCTGCCACGACGAGGGCGTGGGGCGCCGAGGTGGCCACGGCGCGCACGAGGGGGATCAACTCGTCGACCGTGACCGGCAGCGACGTCTCGTGCCCGTAGACGTTGTTGGCGGCGGAGTCGCCGATCAGGAGCACCTCGATGCCCGCCTCGTCGAAGATCGCCGCGGTGTACTGGTCGTAGGCCGTGAGCATGGCGAAGTGCTCGCCTCGCTCCTTCGCCTGGGCCAGGTGGTGGATCCTCGTGCGGCCGGTCCGCGGTGAGAGCGCGGGTCCGCTGCCGTAGGGCGCCGGAGATTCGTCGGAACTCGTGGTGGGGGCCATAGGGACGAGATTAGTCGATGCTTCAGTAGAGTGGGGGTGAGCGTGCAGGGCCCAACCATAAGGATGCGAAGACCCCATGAATCGTCAGCAGGAGTTCGTGCTCCGGACCATCGAGGAACGTGACGTCCGCTTTGTCCGGCTCTGGTTCACCGACGTGGTCGGTTCGCTCAAGTCGGTGGCCCTTGCTCCGGCCGAGGTCGAGGGGGCCTTCGAGGAGGGGCTCGGATTCGACGGCTCCTCGATCGAGGGACTCGCACGCGTGTCGGAATCCGACATGCTCCTGCAGCCGGACCCCTCGACGTTCCAGATCCTCCCGTGGCGCGGCGAGACGGAGCCGACGTCCCGCATGTTCTGCGACATCCTCACTCCGGACGGCGAGCCCTCGCCGGCCGACCCCCGCAGCGTCCTCAAGCGGACGCTCGCGAAGGCCGCCGAGATGGGCTTCACGTGCTACACGCACCCCGAGATCGAGTTTTACCTGCTTGAGTCGGACCAGCTCGGACCCGACGGGGCACCCGTGCCGGCGGACTACGGGGGGTACTTCGACCACGTCCCCGGCGGCGTCGCCCAGGATTTCCGCCGGACGGTCGTCAACATGCTCGAGGCCGTCGGGATCTCGGTCGAGTTCTCCCACCACGAGGGCGGCCCCGGGCAGAACGAGATCGACCTCCGCTACGCCGACGCGCTCCAGACCGCGGACAACGTCATGACGTTCCGTACGGTGGTCAAGGAGGTCGCGATCCAGCAGGGCGGCTACGCGACGTTCATGCCCAAGCCCTTCACGGTCCACCCCGGTTCCGGGATGCACACGCACTTCTCGCTGTTCGAGGGGGACAGCAACGCGTTCCACGAGCCCGGGGCGGAGTACCAGCTCTCCAAGACGGCCCGCCACTTCATCGCCGGCCTGCTCCGTCACGCGAATGAGTTCACGGCCGTGACGAACCAGTTCGTCAACTCCTACAAGCGCCTGTGGGGCGGTGGCGAGGCTCCGAGCTACCTCAGCTGGGGCCACAACAACCGCTCGGCACTGGTCCGGGTGCCGCTCTACAAGCCCGGGAAGAACCAGAGTGCGCGGATCGAGTACCGCGGCATCGACTCCGCGACGAATCCCTACCTCTCCTACGCCGTGCTCCTCGGGGCGGGCCTGAAGGGCATCGAGGAGGAGTACGAGCTCCCGGCCGCGACGGATGACGACATCTCGGCCCTGACCAGCGCCGAGCGCCGCGTGCTCGGCCATGATCCCCTGCCCGCGAGCCTGCACGACGCCGTCAACGTCATGGAGGAGTCGGAGTTCATGGCCGAGATCCTCGGCGAGCAGGTCTTCGGCGCCTTCCTGCGGAACAAGCGGCAGGAGTGGAACGAGTATCGGCTCGAGGTCACCCCCTACGAGCTCCACCGCAACCTCGGCATCCTCTAGGGGCGCCACGTGGCCGCTCCGAGCCTGACGCGCCGACTCATCGCGCTGGGGTCAGCAGACCCGGTGCGGGCGGAGCGGTTCCTCGCGGCGAGAGAACTCGAGGGCCTCGAGATGGAGGCGCTCCTCGAGGGCCTGGCCTCCGCCCCCGACCCGGACGGGGCCCTCCTGGCTCTCGTCCGGCTCATTGAGCGCACGCCCGTGGCCCGTGCCCTCGTGGAGGCAGGCCCCGGACGGAGCGAACCGATGTTCAGGCTCCTCGGCGCCTCGGAGGCACTCGGCGAGTTCCTGATCCGCCACCCCGAGCACTCCGACGTCTTCAATCAGCCGGTCTCACCTGAGCCGGTGGGCGCCGACCCCGGAGCGCTCCGGGAGTCTCTTCTGCGGTCCGTCGGTGCCGACCCGGGCTCCGCCCGGCCCGTCGCGGCAGCGACCGGCCCCGAGGCCTATGCGGCCCTGCGCATCGCATACCGCCGGCACCTGTGCGAGCTCGCGCTGCGGGACCTCGGCTCGGCATCCCCGACGGACTTCCTCCCCACCGCTGCCGCGGAACTCTCGGATCTGGCCGGGGCAGCCCTCGAGGCGGGCCTGGCCGTGTCCCGCGCCGAGGCGGAGGCGAGCTTCGGGCGCGAGGACGTCGCCGCCGTCGCCCTCGCCGTGATCGGGATGGGCAAGTGCGGCGCCCGCGAGCTCAATTACATCTCGGACGTGGACGTCGTCTACGTCATCGAGGCCGACGGCGCGACAGGTGCGGCACAGCACAGCACGCCGGGGCATGGCGAGCCGGCGCGCAGCACGGGCCCGATCGACCCGGCCCGGGCGGTCCAGATCGGCACGATGCTCGCCACGGGCATGGCACGCGCGGTGTGGTCGACCGGCCGGGAGCCCGCGCTGTGGCAGGTCGACGCGAATCTGCGGCCCGAGGGGCGCGAGGGGCCGCTCGTGCGCACCCTCGAGTCACACCTCGCGTACTACGAGCGCTGGGCCCAAAGCTGGGAGTTCCAGGCGCTGCTCAAGGCCCGCTGCATCGCAGGAGACCGCGGCCTCGGCGAACGTTACGAGGCTGCCGTCGGCCCGCTCGTCTGGGCCTCGGCCGGCCGTGAAGGCTTCGTGGAATCGGTCCAGGCGATGCGCCGGAGGGTGACCGACAACATCCCCGCCGCCGAGGCGGATCGCCAGATCAAGCTCGGCGCCGGCGGCCTGCGCGACGTCGAGTTCACGGTCCAGCTCCTCCAGCTGGTCCACGGGCGCAGTGACGAGTCACTGCGCGTGCGGGACACGACCTCGGCCATCGCCGCGCTCGCGGCGGGCGGATACATCGGCCGGACGGCGGCGGGGGAGTTCGACTCGTCCTACCGCTACCTGCGCCTGCTCGAGCACCGGCTGCAGCTGTCCAAGCTCCGGCGCACGCACCTCATGCCCACGTCCGAGGACGCCCTCAGGGCGCTCGCCCGGGCCGCCCAGGGAGTGCTCGAGACGGGCCGTGCATCCCCGGAACAGCTCCTGGACACGTGGCAGCGCACCAAGCGGCGCGTGCGCGAACTGCATGAGCAGATCTTCTACCGGCCGCTGCTGAATACGGTGGCCCACCTGAGTCCGGCGGAGGCCAGGCTGACCCCGGAGGCCGCCCAGGCGCGGCTCGCGGCCCTCGGATATCGCGACCCCCAGGGCGCGATGCGGCACATCGAGGCCCTCACGGCGGGCGTGAGCCGGCGGGCGGCGCTCCAGCGGCAGCTGCTGCCCGTGCTGCTCGGCTGGATCGCCGAGGGGGCCGATCCTGACGGCGGCCTGCTCGCCTTCCGCCGCGTGAGCGAGGCGCTCGGCACAACGCACTGGTACCTCGGACTCCTGCGGGACTCCTCGGCCGCGGCCGAGCGGCTCTCCCATGTCCTGGCCGACTCCCGCCTCATCGCGGACCTCCTCGAGGTCTCGCCCGAGTCGGTGAAGTGGCTCGGGAGCGACGACGACCTTGTCCCCCTGTCCCTGGAAGCGCAGTGGCAGGAGATCCAGTCCAAGCTCTCGCGGCACGAGGAACCGTCCGCGGCCATGCGGCTCGTGCGGCTGATCCGGCGGCGCGAGATCCTCCGCATCGCCCTCGCGGACAGCTCGGGCGTCCTCGACACGGAGTCGGTGGGCCGCGCGCTCTCTGACGCGGACCAAGCCGCGGTCCTGGGCGCGCTGCGCGTCGCCGAAGGGGAGGCCGAGGCGGCCGACGGCGCGCTGCTCACCCACGTCCTCGTGGTCGCGATGGGGCGCCAAGGCGGGCGTGAGATCGGCTATGGCTCGGACGCCGACGTCATCTACGTACACCGCGCGCTTCCGGGGGCCGACCCGGGGGCCGCGCAGCGCCAGGCCCTCTCCATCGTCGGGAGCCTGTCCGCACTGCTCACCCAGCCGCTCAAGCCGCCAGTCCTCGCGGAACGGGTGCTGTCCCTCGACGCGGACCTGCGCCCCGAGGGCAAGAACGGGCCGCTCGTGCGCTCGATCGACTCCTTCGCCGAGTACTACCGCCGGTGGGCGCTCGTCTGGGAGGCCCAGGCCCTCCTGCGGGCACGCCCCATGGCGGGCGACGACGCGCTGGCGGCCGACTTCATCGCACTTGTCGACACGGTGCGGTACCCGGAGGAGCTGAGCGCGGAGGCCGTGCGGGAGATCCGGCGCATCAAGGCCCGGGTCGAGGCCGAGCGGCTGCCACGCGGAGCGGACCCGTCCCGCCACGTCAAGCTGGGCAGAGGCGGGCTCAGCGACGTGGAATGGCTGGTCCAACTGCTGCAGCTCCAGCACGCTGCCCGGCACCCCGAGCTGCGCACGACCGGCACGCTGGAGGCGCTCTCGGCCGCGACGGACCTTGGCCTGATCCCGCCGCACGAGTCGGAGCTCCTCGCGGAGGCATGGCGCCTCGCGAGCCGCATCCGCAGCGCCAACGTCGCATGGAGCGGCCGCGCCTCGGACCTCGTGCCGACGTCGCGGCGGGACCTCGAGGCGGTCGCCCGGTGGTGCGGCTACGCCCCAGACCGGGCGACGGCGTTCGAGCAGCACTACCTCAACGTGACCCGCCGCGCGCGGCATGTTTTCGAGCGGCGCTTCTACGGCGTCGGGGAGTGATCGGCGAGAAAGGACGACTCCATGCACGATCTGGTGAATGTCGCGGCCGCGGCCGCGGAGGAGCTCGAGAGGGCGCGCAAGAGCCCCCATGGGCGCAGCGCCCGGGCCCTGCTGCGGGACGGGCTGCTCCGCCACACGCTCCTGGCGATCCTGGACGGACAGGTGCTCGGGGACCATGCAAAGCCGGCCGCCGCGACCCTGCACGTCCTGGCCGGGACGTTCGTGGTGCGCTCGGAGACGGCAGAGGTCAGGCTCACCGCGGGACAAGTGGGTGTCCTGCCCGGCCCACGGCATGACGTGACGGCAGAGGGCGACTCGACGGGGATCCTCACGACCGTCGCGGGGTAGGCGACGGCGCCCCACCACCAGGACATACGACGGCGCCCCCCGCCTTCCGCTGGCCAGCAGCGGGAGCCGAGGGGCGCCGTCGTGCGCGGATCAGCAGCCGAAGTAGAGCTCGAACTCGTACGGGTTCGGGCGCAGCGAGAGCGGCATGATCTCCTTCTCGCGCTTGTACGCGACCCAGGTGTCGATGAG is a window encoding:
- a CDS encoding cupin — protein: MHDLVNVAAAAAEELERARKSPHGRSARALLRDGLLRHTLLAILDGQVLGDHAKPAAATLHVLAGTFVVRSETAEVRLTAGQVGVLPGPRHDVTAEGDSTGILTTVAG
- the panB gene encoding 3-methyl-2-oxobutanoate hydroxymethyltransferase, yielding MAPTTSSDESPAPYGSGPALSPRTGRTRIHHLAQAKERGEHFAMLTAYDQYTAAIFDEAGIEVLLIGDSAANNVYGHETSLPVTVDELIPLVRAVATSAPHALVVADFPFGSYEASPGQAIATGVRFMKEGLAHSVKLEGGAYYADTVRAMVQAGIPVMAHIGFTPQSEHALGGYRVQGRGDDAERLIEDAKALESAGAFCVLMEMVPAATAAAVDAAVTVPTIGIGAGNATTGQVLVWQDMAGLRGGPGVKVAKFVKRYADLRSSLLDAARQYGEDVRSGQFPGPEHSF
- the map gene encoding type I methionyl aminopeptidase, giving the protein MPSAPSTAPIGTLVRGMVSPVLPVPDSIPRPEYAWKKAPAKYTGSNVVAPEKIEKIRAASKIAAQAIVEVGKHIRPGVTTDHLDRVGHEFLIAHGAYPSTLGYRGFPKSLCTSVNEVICHGIPDSTVLNDGDIVNIDITAFKDGVHGDTNFTFLVGDVDEESRLLVERTQESLRRGIKAVAPGREINVIGRAIAAYAKRFGYGVVRDFTGHGVGEAFHSGLIIPHYDAAPAYSTVMEPGMVFTIEPMLTLGGIEWDMWEDDWTVVTRDRKRTAQFEHTLLVTDTGAEILTVP
- a CDS encoding bifunctional [glutamine synthetase] adenylyltransferase/[glutamine synthetase]-adenylyl-L-tyrosine phosphorylase — translated: MAAPSLTRRLIALGSADPVRAERFLAARELEGLEMEALLEGLASAPDPDGALLALVRLIERTPVARALVEAGPGRSEPMFRLLGASEALGEFLIRHPEHSDVFNQPVSPEPVGADPGALRESLLRSVGADPGSARPVAAATGPEAYAALRIAYRRHLCELALRDLGSASPTDFLPTAAAELSDLAGAALEAGLAVSRAEAEASFGREDVAAVALAVIGMGKCGARELNYISDVDVVYVIEADGATGAAQHSTPGHGEPARSTGPIDPARAVQIGTMLATGMARAVWSTGREPALWQVDANLRPEGREGPLVRTLESHLAYYERWAQSWEFQALLKARCIAGDRGLGERYEAAVGPLVWASAGREGFVESVQAMRRRVTDNIPAAEADRQIKLGAGGLRDVEFTVQLLQLVHGRSDESLRVRDTTSAIAALAAGGYIGRTAAGEFDSSYRYLRLLEHRLQLSKLRRTHLMPTSEDALRALARAAQGVLETGRASPEQLLDTWQRTKRRVRELHEQIFYRPLLNTVAHLSPAEARLTPEAAQARLAALGYRDPQGAMRHIEALTAGVSRRAALQRQLLPVLLGWIAEGADPDGGLLAFRRVSEALGTTHWYLGLLRDSSAAAERLSHVLADSRLIADLLEVSPESVKWLGSDDDLVPLSLEAQWQEIQSKLSRHEEPSAAMRLVRLIRRREILRIALADSSGVLDTESVGRALSDADQAAVLGALRVAEGEAEAADGALLTHVLVVAMGRQGGREIGYGSDADVIYVHRALPGADPGAAQRQALSIVGSLSALLTQPLKPPVLAERVLSLDADLRPEGKNGPLVRSIDSFAEYYRRWALVWEAQALLRARPMAGDDALAADFIALVDTVRYPEELSAEAVREIRRIKARVEAERLPRGADPSRHVKLGRGGLSDVEWLVQLLQLQHAARHPELRTTGTLEALSAATDLGLIPPHESELLAEAWRLASRIRSANVAWSGRASDLVPTSRRDLEAVARWCGYAPDRATAFEQHYLNVTRRARHVFERRFYGVGE
- the glnA gene encoding type I glutamate--ammonia ligase — its product is MNRQQEFVLRTIEERDVRFVRLWFTDVVGSLKSVALAPAEVEGAFEEGLGFDGSSIEGLARVSESDMLLQPDPSTFQILPWRGETEPTSRMFCDILTPDGEPSPADPRSVLKRTLAKAAEMGFTCYTHPEIEFYLLESDQLGPDGAPVPADYGGYFDHVPGGVAQDFRRTVVNMLEAVGISVEFSHHEGGPGQNEIDLRYADALQTADNVMTFRTVVKEVAIQQGGYATFMPKPFTVHPGSGMHTHFSLFEGDSNAFHEPGAEYQLSKTARHFIAGLLRHANEFTAVTNQFVNSYKRLWGGGEAPSYLSWGHNNRSALVRVPLYKPGKNQSARIEYRGIDSATNPYLSYAVLLGAGLKGIEEEYELPAATDDDISALTSAERRVLGHDPLPASLHDAVNVMEESEFMAEILGEQVFGAFLRNKRQEWNEYRLEVTPYELHRNLGIL
- the ppgK gene encoding polyphosphate--glucose phosphotransferase, which gives rise to MAKSEKKSKSHPTVIGIDIGGTGIKGGIVDLKKGKLVGDRYRIDTPQPSTPEAVADVVAHIVDELSGRDGAPDADTPVGVTFPAIIQHGVARSAANVDKSWIDYEVDKAFTKRLGRPVEVINDADAAGLAEVRYGAGEGVKGTVLVITLGTGIGSAFVFDGKLVPNAELGHLEIDGHDAETKASAVARERDGLSWEDYSVRLQRYFEHVEFLFSPELFIVGGGISKRSDEYLPLLKLRTPIIPAELKNEAGIVGAALQVAIHHKLAK
- a CDS encoding SPOR domain-containing protein, which translates into the protein MVEYWYNVRTHEVEEDAQSDYTQLIGPYKTREEAEKALEKVKERNRAWDPSDADGDGWSDRD
- the nrdR gene encoding transcriptional regulator NrdR; protein product: MYCPFCRNRDSRVVDSRLQDDGSAIRRRRQCPECGRRFTTMETTSLTVLKRSGAAEPFSRSKVITGVRKACKGRPVTDDDLALLAQEVEEAIRSAGSAEIQAHEIGLAILGPLKKLDQVAYLRFASVYQDFESLADFEKAIGVLRAEQADAEQVGLQPAPTRA